A window from Erythrobacter sp. YJ-T3-07 encodes these proteins:
- a CDS encoding ABC-F family ATP-binding cassette domain-containing protein: MLTIDGITVRLGGRPILERASATIPHGARVGLIGRNGAGKSTLMKTLIGEIEPDDGSIGKPSKARIGYIAQEAPDGAITPEQAVLAADVERASLLEESETCTDVDRLGEVHERLLAIDAYTAPARAAKILSGLGFDEEMQHRPLSSFSGGWKMRVALGALLFSKPDILLLDEPSNHLDLEATLWLENFLKSYPATLLVISHERDLLNNVVDHILHLQGGQLTIYSGGYDAFEKQRAERAAQLESAKAAQDAQRARLQDYVARNSARASTAKQAQARAKMLAKMQPIAALMEDPSLSFEFPSPGELRSPMITLDGAAVAYGEAPPILKRLNMRIDADDRIGLLGRNGNGKTTLARLLSSQLDPVEGAMNAPGKLKVGYFTQYQVEELASDETPLELMSRAMEGKTPAAVRAQLGRFGFSGPRATQKVEKLSGGERARLALALITRDAPHLLILDEPTNHLDVDAREALVQALNDYSGAVILISHDRHMVELTADRLMLVDSGTAKEYSGSMDDYIDFVMGRNQPKKSSGSTPAKPAPANPGKTRAKARFIKSELATAEKAMTKLEASLSQIDEAMCDPASAPAHLAGIAMDDLLIRRAEVSDALAKAEAEWLALGEQLETLEDA, encoded by the coding sequence ATGCTTACGATCGACGGTATCACAGTCCGGCTTGGCGGCCGGCCCATTCTCGAACGCGCCAGCGCGACGATTCCGCACGGCGCGCGGGTCGGGCTGATCGGCCGCAACGGGGCGGGCAAGTCGACCCTGATGAAGACGCTGATCGGTGAGATCGAGCCCGACGACGGATCGATCGGCAAGCCGTCGAAGGCGCGCATCGGCTATATCGCGCAGGAAGCGCCCGACGGTGCGATCACGCCCGAGCAGGCGGTGCTCGCCGCCGATGTCGAGCGCGCCAGCCTGCTCGAAGAATCGGAAACCTGCACCGATGTCGACCGGCTGGGCGAAGTGCACGAGCGCCTGCTGGCGATCGACGCCTACACCGCGCCTGCGCGTGCGGCGAAGATCCTCAGCGGGCTGGGCTTCGACGAAGAGATGCAGCATCGCCCGCTCTCCAGCTTCTCGGGCGGGTGGAAGATGCGCGTCGCGCTGGGTGCGCTGCTGTTCTCCAAACCCGACATCCTGCTGCTCGACGAGCCGTCCAACCACCTCGATCTCGAAGCGACGCTGTGGCTGGAGAACTTCCTCAAGTCCTATCCCGCAACCCTGCTGGTGATCAGCCACGAACGCGACCTGCTGAACAATGTGGTCGACCACATCCTGCACCTGCAGGGCGGGCAGCTGACGATCTATAGCGGTGGCTACGACGCGTTCGAGAAGCAGCGGGCCGAGCGCGCGGCGCAGCTCGAATCGGCCAAGGCCGCGCAGGATGCGCAGCGTGCGCGCCTGCAGGACTATGTCGCGCGCAACAGCGCCCGCGCCTCCACCGCCAAGCAGGCGCAGGCGCGTGCAAAGATGCTCGCGAAGATGCAGCCGATCGCCGCGCTGATGGAAGACCCCTCGCTCAGCTTCGAGTTTCCTTCACCCGGCGAATTGCGCTCCCCGATGATCACGCTCGACGGGGCGGCGGTGGCCTATGGCGAGGCCCCGCCGATCCTCAAGCGGCTGAACATGCGGATCGACGCGGACGATCGGATCGGGCTGCTGGGGCGCAACGGAAACGGCAAGACCACGCTCGCGCGCCTGCTGTCTTCTCAGCTCGATCCTGTCGAAGGCGCGATGAATGCGCCCGGCAAGCTGAAGGTCGGCTATTTCACGCAGTATCAGGTGGAAGAGCTCGCCAGTGACGAAACGCCGCTGGAGCTGATGTCGCGCGCGATGGAGGGCAAGACGCCCGCCGCGGTGCGCGCGCAGCTGGGCCGCTTCGGCTTCTCCGGCCCGCGCGCGACGCAAAAGGTGGAGAAGCTCTCCGGCGGGGAGCGTGCGCGGCTGGCGCTGGCGCTGATCACCCGCGACGCGCCGCACCTGCTGATCCTCGACGAGCCGACCAACCACCTCGACGTCGATGCGCGTGAGGCGCTGGTGCAGGCGCTCAACGACTATTCGGGCGCGGTCATCCTGATCAGCCACGATCGCCACATGGTCGAGCTGACGGCGGATCGCCTGATGCTGGTCGATAGCGGTACGGCCAAGGAATACTCGGGCAGCATGGACGATTACATCGACTTCGTGATGGGCCGCAACCAGCCGAAGAAGTCGTCCGGCTCCACCCCCGCAAAGCCAGCCCCCGCGAATCCCGGCAAGACTCGCGCCAAGGCGCGCTTCATCAAGTCCGAACTCGCCACGGCGGAGAAGGCGATGACCAAGCTGGAGGCGAGCCTGTCGCAAATCGACGAGGCGATGTGCGATCCCGCCAGCGCGCCCGCGCATCTCGCCGGGATCGCAATGGACGACCTGCTGATCCGGCGCGCCGAGGTAAGCGACGCGCTGGCCAAGGCCGAAGCCGAATGGCTGGCACTGGGCGAGCAGCTGGAGACGCTCGAAGACGCTTAG
- a CDS encoding pitrilysin family protein — protein sequence MNRYLSRALRSASCLALAASVPLVFTTGAIAQTEAAPAQEATAQSQATGIPEWDIESPDFAPDPSIVFGTLPNGMRYAIQKNATPPGEAAIRFNVEVGSREETAEENGAAHFVEHMAFNGSTNIPEGELLPILERLGLAFGADTNAETSLDYTTYKLALPNVDQETIDTGLMVIREMAGELTFDPEAVERERGIILSEAQVRNNPQRRRGADYFRAALPGSRLGDRINADVERIRNISAQDLRAFYDAYYRPDRATLVVVGDFDVAEMERKIVDTFSDWQGEGDARDLYDSPVPQDGAVTISNFADPAIPELIELQRISDWSPQDNTTAAARDELLRAIAAVALSNRVNALSRTADSPTLGGQASDQGIFRTARSFGLLVVSKDDRWRDALSLAEQELRRAQQYGFSAAEIAEAKANIETSLANAVAQADGRSDASLADALVAASLNESVATSPQANLEFYRAIEPTITAQSVSEAFKEAWQGGPTIVHVSTKQPIEGGDATIAAVLDESANVAVAAPQEDAAVEFAYSDWGQPGTVVSDETIEDLGIREVRFANGLQLNMKRTDFEPGKIAFSMRVGAGVSAFPKDKPGLSQLLPIAISVDGFKAHTPDELRRVLAGEQVAVGLSGGGGALVSSGTTTADDLTLQLDLLAARLTATAWRAETEAQLQGVVPVLIKNIESAPTQVFAAAINSVLAGGEARLGITDPNALAAVTLDDIRAVVAPQLAEGPLAIGLVGDFDPDTAIQAVAATLGTLPPRAVRDDATPASDPVTFVERAAPVVLTHAGEADQGAISLSWATDDSSDLRDDIARDLLAAVMGLRLTDTLREELGATYSPDAFNFSQETYEGFGHLTAFATVPAEAMDETARVIREIAAEMAAEPIDTDLLDRARNPIREGFERAESQNGGWLGLVTTAQSDPEGLDRRRERLAILNGLTAQDLLATARKYLAGSAPVELRVVPQDKAQGED from the coding sequence ATGAACCGCTATCTCAGCCGCGCCTTGCGCTCCGCTTCCTGCCTCGCACTCGCGGCGAGCGTGCCGCTGGTCTTCACGACCGGCGCGATCGCGCAAACCGAAGCCGCGCCAGCGCAGGAAGCAACGGCGCAGAGCCAGGCGACCGGCATTCCCGAGTGGGACATCGAAAGCCCCGATTTCGCGCCCGACCCCAGCATCGTGTTCGGCACCCTGCCCAACGGCATGCGCTACGCGATCCAGAAGAACGCGACCCCGCCGGGCGAGGCGGCGATCCGCTTCAACGTAGAGGTCGGCAGTCGGGAGGAAACCGCTGAGGAGAACGGCGCGGCGCACTTCGTCGAGCATATGGCCTTCAACGGATCGACCAATATTCCCGAAGGCGAGCTGCTGCCGATCCTTGAACGGCTGGGCTTGGCCTTCGGCGCGGATACCAATGCGGAAACCTCGCTCGACTACACGACCTACAAGCTCGCTCTGCCCAATGTCGATCAAGAGACGATCGATACCGGGCTGATGGTGATCCGCGAGATGGCGGGCGAGCTGACCTTCGACCCCGAGGCGGTCGAACGCGAACGCGGCATCATCCTGAGCGAGGCGCAGGTCCGCAACAACCCGCAGAGGCGGCGCGGGGCGGACTATTTCCGGGCCGCGCTGCCGGGCTCGCGCCTGGGCGACCGGATCAACGCCGATGTCGAGCGGATCCGCAATATTTCCGCGCAGGACCTGCGCGCGTTCTACGATGCCTATTACCGGCCCGACCGGGCCACGCTGGTCGTGGTCGGCGATTTCGACGTCGCCGAGATGGAGCGCAAGATCGTCGACACCTTCTCCGACTGGCAGGGCGAGGGCGACGCGCGAGATCTCTACGACAGCCCCGTGCCGCAGGACGGTGCGGTGACGATTTCGAACTTCGCCGATCCGGCAATTCCCGAGTTGATCGAACTCCAGCGCATCTCCGACTGGTCGCCGCAGGATAACACCACCGCGGCCGCGCGCGACGAGCTGCTGCGCGCGATCGCTGCGGTGGCGCTGTCCAACCGGGTCAATGCGCTTTCCCGGACGGCGGATTCGCCGACGCTGGGGGGGCAGGCTTCCGACCAGGGCATTTTCCGCACGGCGCGGTCTTTCGGGCTGCTGGTCGTCTCCAAGGATGACCGCTGGCGCGACGCGCTGTCGCTGGCCGAGCAGGAACTGCGCCGCGCGCAGCAATACGGCTTTTCCGCCGCCGAGATCGCGGAGGCAAAGGCTAATATCGAAACCTCGCTCGCCAATGCGGTCGCGCAGGCCGACGGACGCTCCGACGCGAGCCTGGCGGACGCGCTGGTTGCGGCGAGCCTGAACGAATCCGTGGCGACCTCGCCGCAGGCCAATCTCGAATTCTATCGCGCGATCGAGCCGACGATCACCGCGCAAAGCGTGAGCGAGGCGTTCAAGGAAGCCTGGCAGGGCGGGCCGACCATCGTCCATGTCTCGACCAAGCAGCCGATCGAAGGCGGCGATGCGACCATCGCTGCGGTGCTGGACGAGAGCGCGAATGTCGCGGTCGCCGCCCCGCAAGAGGATGCGGCGGTCGAATTCGCCTATAGCGACTGGGGGCAACCGGGCACGGTGGTCTCCGACGAGACGATCGAGGATCTCGGCATTCGCGAAGTGCGCTTCGCCAACGGCCTGCAGCTCAACATGAAGCGAACCGATTTCGAGCCGGGCAAGATTGCCTTCTCGATGCGGGTCGGTGCCGGCGTCAGCGCGTTTCCGAAGGACAAGCCGGGTCTCAGCCAGCTGCTGCCGATCGCGATCAGCGTCGACGGGTTCAAGGCGCACACCCCCGACGAACTGCGTCGGGTGCTGGCCGGGGAACAGGTGGCTGTCGGACTGAGCGGGGGCGGCGGCGCGCTCGTTTCCTCCGGCACGACCACGGCGGACGACCTGACCTTGCAGCTCGACCTGCTTGCCGCGCGGCTGACGGCGACCGCTTGGCGGGCCGAAACCGAGGCCCAGCTTCAGGGGGTGGTCCCGGTGCTGATCAAGAATATCGAATCCGCGCCCACGCAGGTTTTCGCTGCCGCGATCAACAGCGTGCTTGCGGGCGGCGAGGCGCGCCTCGGCATCACCGATCCGAACGCGCTGGCCGCAGTCACGCTCGACGATATTCGCGCCGTGGTCGCCCCGCAGCTGGCCGAAGGGCCGCTGGCGATCGGTCTGGTCGGGGATTTCGACCCCGATACCGCCATCCAGGCGGTCGCTGCGACACTGGGCACGCTGCCGCCGCGCGCCGTGCGTGACGATGCGACTCCTGCCAGTGATCCGGTGACCTTCGTCGAACGCGCCGCGCCGGTGGTGCTGACGCATGCAGGGGAAGCCGATCAGGGGGCGATCTCGCTCAGCTGGGCGACCGACGACAGTTCCGATCTGCGCGACGATATCGCCCGCGATCTGCTCGCCGCGGTGATGGGCCTGCGCCTGACCGATACGCTGCGCGAAGAGCTTGGGGCGACCTATTCGCCGGATGCCTTCAACTTCTCGCAGGAGACCTACGAGGGGTTCGGCCACCTCACCGCGTTCGCGACCGTCCCGGCCGAAGCGATGGACGAGACGGCACGCGTCATTCGCGAAATCGCCGCTGAGATGGCTGCCGAGCCCATCGACACGGATCTGCTCGACCGGGCGCGCAATCCGATCCGCGAGGGTTTCGAGCGCGCCGAGAGCCAGAATGGCGGCTGGCTGGGCCTCGTCACCACGGCGCAGAGCGATCCCGAAGGGCTCGATCGTCGGCGCGAACGGCTCGCGATCCTCAACGGCCTGACCGCGCAGGATCTGCTCGCCACGGCGCGCAAATATCTTGCAGGAAGCGCGCCGGTCGAACTGCGGGTGGTCCCGCAGGACAAGGCGCAGGGCGAAGACTGA
- a CDS encoding site-specific integrase: MNMVSKMARDGLTGAQRAEIYRRQMLVERDRLEAMHASLHILPPDDHEDIGKALTLRLGASEMAAQDGAIQGKVEDFLVARIDPDDDDEPIVIVAWSDLANSIEHEGAENAAVARLAEIGLEQSALREAMARKVVNEARIVAIREFREVLANPGAAYAPVPITEYGPAPQYSTGPLTRAAPAPQQPAVAGPWATMTPTEAVEKFFAHNPRTGGVDGTASKTGMKPWTAKTREQFRLPAQFLEEVMEGRPLAQVTHDDLVQLNDCFQKLHGATFRKSKRQREMTILEIVVEYAAKVAEDKKAAERDSQCSTGESETGQPPKYLTDADLGLNPITTNRHWGFLRQLTDWFSRHEPLTELDYGAFIVKDGRNQRSLRRVYTPEQGVELFSLPPWTGAKSHLKRMVSGNLLVHDAWYWVPLIAWYSGMRRDEICGMEVRDVVEEDGLLLFFIRNNDTRRIKTISSERKLPVADELIRLGLPDYLAALRDAGETLLFPELASESGIGTMGDAYYKRTWKKIAKAAPFVSGGQGLHAFRHTAINSLKGAKISEAVAADFAGHSVGGETGGRYSKDHIPLLKEAVDAIPVVTKHLDPFDATLLPDRLRVPRAARSTA, translated from the coding sequence ATGAACATGGTGAGCAAGATGGCACGCGACGGGCTGACGGGTGCACAGCGGGCAGAAATCTACCGGCGTCAGATGCTGGTTGAACGGGATCGCCTCGAGGCGATGCACGCCAGCCTCCACATCCTTCCGCCCGATGATCACGAGGACATAGGCAAGGCACTCACGCTGCGCTTGGGCGCAAGCGAGATGGCCGCACAGGATGGCGCGATACAGGGCAAGGTCGAAGACTTCCTCGTTGCCCGCATTGATCCCGACGATGACGATGAGCCCATCGTTATCGTGGCCTGGTCCGATTTGGCGAACTCGATCGAACACGAAGGTGCGGAGAATGCAGCGGTCGCGCGGCTTGCGGAAATCGGCCTCGAGCAATCGGCGCTGCGCGAAGCCATGGCGCGCAAGGTCGTCAACGAAGCGCGCATCGTGGCTATACGCGAATTCCGAGAAGTGCTAGCAAACCCGGGGGCCGCTTATGCGCCGGTGCCGATCACCGAATACGGGCCGGCTCCACAATATTCGACAGGGCCATTGACGCGTGCGGCACCGGCTCCCCAGCAGCCAGCGGTAGCGGGTCCGTGGGCTACCATGACCCCCACCGAGGCGGTCGAGAAATTTTTCGCCCACAATCCGCGCACGGGCGGTGTGGATGGAACGGCGAGCAAGACAGGTATGAAGCCCTGGACCGCGAAGACCCGCGAGCAGTTCCGCTTGCCGGCTCAGTTTCTGGAAGAGGTCATGGAGGGCCGACCTCTTGCCCAAGTTACCCATGATGATCTGGTTCAGCTGAACGACTGCTTCCAGAAACTGCATGGAGCCACGTTCCGGAAATCGAAACGGCAGCGCGAAATGACAATCCTCGAGATCGTGGTCGAATATGCGGCCAAGGTCGCCGAGGATAAAAAAGCTGCGGAGCGCGATTCCCAGTGCAGCACGGGCGAAAGCGAAACAGGGCAGCCCCCAAAATACCTCACCGATGCCGACCTCGGCCTCAACCCTATCACCACCAACCGTCATTGGGGATTTTTACGGCAATTGACCGATTGGTTCAGTCGCCACGAGCCTCTGACCGAACTCGATTATGGAGCGTTTATCGTGAAAGATGGACGCAACCAGCGCAGTTTGCGACGGGTCTATACACCTGAACAGGGCGTAGAGCTTTTCAGCCTGCCGCCGTGGACCGGAGCGAAGTCGCATCTGAAACGCATGGTTTCTGGGAACCTGCTTGTTCACGATGCTTGGTATTGGGTGCCGCTTATCGCCTGGTATTCCGGTATGCGTCGCGACGAAATTTGCGGGATGGAAGTAAGAGACGTGGTCGAAGAGGATGGCCTCTTGCTATTCTTCATCCGTAACAACGATACACGCAGGATCAAGACGATCAGCTCTGAACGAAAACTGCCAGTTGCCGACGAATTAATCCGGCTTGGACTGCCAGATTACCTCGCTGCACTACGCGATGCTGGCGAGACCTTGCTGTTTCCAGAACTAGCATCGGAAAGCGGCATCGGAACGATGGGTGATGCCTACTACAAGCGGACTTGGAAGAAGATTGCGAAGGCTGCGCCGTTCGTATCCGGCGGGCAGGGTCTTCACGCGTTCCGTCATACGGCAATCAACTCCCTTAAAGGGGCGAAGATCAGCGAGGCAGTGGCTGCTGATTTCGCTGGGCATTCTGTCGGTGGCGAGACGGGCGGACGGTATTCGAAGGACCACATTCCGCTGCTGAAGGAAGCTGTAGATGCAATTCCGGTGGTCACGAAACATCTTGACCCGTTCGACGCGACCCTGTTGCCGGACCGCCTGCGAGTTCCCCGCGCTGCCCGGAGCACTGCCTAG
- a CDS encoding MucR family transcriptional regulator produces the protein MEEHDFEIREALIACTSNIVEAYVANNSAEIGDVPVLINNVYSALSGLGNDAAKKEERPEPAVSIRASVKPDYLVCLEDGKKLKMLKRYLRTNYDMSPEEYRERWNLPSDYPMVAPNYAEKRRELAKKIGLGRTPGQKRGRRKTTAE, from the coding sequence GTGGAAGAACATGATTTCGAAATTCGTGAAGCGTTGATCGCATGCACCTCGAATATCGTCGAAGCCTATGTCGCCAATAATAGTGCTGAGATTGGCGATGTCCCCGTATTGATCAACAATGTCTACTCGGCTCTTTCCGGCCTCGGCAACGACGCCGCGAAGAAGGAAGAACGCCCCGAGCCCGCAGTTTCGATCCGCGCGTCGGTAAAGCCCGATTACCTCGTATGCCTCGAGGACGGGAAAAAGCTGAAGATGCTCAAGCGTTATCTGCGCACGAATTACGACATGAGCCCCGAGGAATATCGCGAGCGGTGGAACCTGCCGAGCGATTACCCGATGGTGGCTCCCAACTACGCCGAAAAGCGTCGCGAACTGGCGAAGAAGATCGGCCTCGGCCGTACGCCGGGCCAGAAGCGCGGTCGTCGCAAGACAACCGCCGAATAA
- a CDS encoding thermonuclease family protein: protein MTGERVRLFGIDAPEAQQTCTRGGETWNCGEDATLLLAAMIHGKPIHCEQRDRDDYGRMVAVCRAGDTDLAATMIDAGMAIALPQFSAAYVEREANAREQALGLWGSQFELPADYRTARPQQYARTARTASSRAQSAEPPRAQVYFRNCDAARRAGAAPLYRGQPGYRSQLDGDNDGIACEPYRRRK from the coding sequence ATGACCGGGGAGCGTGTTCGGCTCTTTGGCATCGATGCCCCCGAAGCTCAGCAGACCTGTACGCGAGGAGGGGAAACTTGGAACTGCGGTGAAGATGCCACGCTTCTGCTGGCCGCGATGATCCACGGAAAGCCGATCCATTGCGAACAGCGCGACCGGGACGACTACGGTCGCATGGTCGCGGTCTGCCGCGCTGGGGATACCGATCTAGCCGCTACGATGATTGACGCTGGAATGGCGATTGCCCTCCCACAATTCAGCGCGGCTTATGTAGAGCGGGAAGCAAATGCCAGGGAACAGGCCTTGGGTTTGTGGGGCTCGCAGTTCGAATTGCCAGCTGACTATCGGACCGCTCGCCCGCAACAATATGCAAGAACCGCGCGCACTGCATCATCGCGGGCGCAATCGGCCGAGCCTCCTAGAGCTCAAGTATACTTCCGCAATTGCGACGCGGCTCGCAGGGCTGGCGCAGCTCCACTCTATCGAGGACAGCCCGGATATCGTTCCCAGTTGGACGGAGATAATGATGGCATTGCTTGCGAGCCTTATCGCCGTAGAAAATAA
- a CDS encoding ATP-binding protein produces the protein MGEFDTGNPVPWAGLFCGRESELAALVAAYDRVAAGGGPEVEVVLGESGLGKTRLVQEFFARLSAGIDNEGDGGYWPDRLVRDTNNLKINPDPVDCNPSRVADMRFLWWGIRMPDASAVNAGSGGVTAAAPFLRAHLEPFARARLLSARIAAAAKNAAIDVAVEVGNLFTFGLLGLGKLGLDHAAEIKDILDSRFSAAASDPGSAGESQRKSLVDTVIADLDALFEASADKGTLLPAIVLLDDAQWLAEDRATSEFFARLLEAAREHDWPLLVLATHWEKEWHDHRPSEGADTFAKLAEGFVRPDWKPLKLGREPGLSDLIAAGFPGLTTAQRELLLEKADGNPLVLDELMRGLLTSRGHFRGRDTAGPLTEAGERAVRETSVSLHTLVARRLAKAPDAVQVAVALSGVQGLRFLSRITSEAAQIVGGPECGAALEEAESPHAIIASLERGLAEFSQRVFYEVARERAPHIVDPGAAAEAIRKVLRRLAGEEAEFPTLAGEEREVAWQLGAEMFGPDGGSDLDWDDRALGAWCCGRLAFRPIEQGPSPVLVDLPDFRFAAPGNPDRPLSNREKFLRAYRGGGIDDVGASHTGQRIIAALLHEEGGWDLARPAVESLVAGNRRDWELDPSEHRRRNLVEALHDQARMLLHAHDQFVRMFLPAGVPEMEPLVDEAMALIGDSGEPFWLDQLRFWGMLRGAILLRVHADPAAVEMQRRVLAATEALIDDEDYPDCDRFEAASDRGTLGDMLMSFNAPEEAFACFEQAAAVFGEFGAAPRYNSQVISMIDAGFECGRKRAALAMADQLVAAMLRYCEDSCGAYGTGRWHSNGCTMPMDFGWLAAVVRSAAGDEAALPFYRRLLEAICDADGDVGRHYRRDFEEVSAVLAKIEAAHAARQSGETKKD, from the coding sequence ATGGGGGAATTCGACACAGGAAACCCGGTCCCATGGGCGGGTCTATTTTGCGGGCGTGAATCGGAGCTCGCCGCACTCGTGGCGGCCTATGACCGGGTCGCTGCGGGCGGCGGACCGGAGGTGGAGGTCGTCCTCGGAGAATCGGGCCTCGGCAAGACCCGGCTGGTGCAGGAATTCTTCGCCCGGCTGAGCGCGGGCATCGATAACGAAGGCGACGGCGGCTACTGGCCCGACCGGCTGGTGCGCGATACCAACAACCTGAAGATCAACCCCGATCCCGTCGACTGCAATCCGTCGCGGGTCGCCGACATGCGCTTCCTGTGGTGGGGCATCCGCATGCCTGACGCGTCCGCCGTAAATGCCGGCAGCGGCGGTGTGACCGCGGCGGCGCCGTTCCTGCGCGCGCATCTCGAACCCTTCGCGCGGGCGCGGCTGCTGAGCGCGCGTATTGCCGCGGCGGCGAAGAACGCGGCGATCGACGTGGCGGTCGAGGTCGGCAATCTGTTCACCTTTGGCCTGCTCGGGCTGGGCAAGCTCGGGCTCGATCACGCCGCCGAGATCAAGGATATCCTCGATAGCCGGTTTTCGGCGGCGGCATCCGATCCTGGCTCGGCGGGCGAAAGCCAGCGCAAGAGCCTAGTCGATACGGTGATCGCGGATCTCGACGCGCTGTTCGAAGCCAGCGCCGACAAGGGCACGCTGCTGCCCGCGATCGTCCTGCTTGACGATGCGCAATGGCTCGCGGAGGATCGCGCCACCTCCGAATTCTTCGCGCGTCTGCTCGAGGCCGCACGGGAGCACGACTGGCCGCTCCTCGTCCTCGCGACGCATTGGGAGAAGGAGTGGCATGATCACCGCCCGAGCGAGGGCGCGGATACGTTCGCGAAATTGGCCGAAGGCTTTGTCCGGCCCGACTGGAAACCGCTCAAGCTCGGGCGCGAACCCGGCCTCTCCGATTTGATCGCGGCGGGCTTTCCCGGGCTGACCACGGCGCAGCGGGAGCTGCTGCTGGAAAAGGCGGACGGCAACCCGCTGGTGCTCGACGAGCTGATGCGCGGACTGCTGACCAGCCGCGGCCATTTCAGGGGGCGCGATACCGCCGGGCCGCTGACCGAAGCGGGCGAGCGAGCGGTGCGCGAGACCAGCGTATCGCTCCACACGCTGGTCGCGCGGCGGCTGGCGAAGGCGCCCGACGCGGTGCAGGTGGCGGTCGCGCTGTCGGGAGTGCAGGGGCTGCGGTTCCTGTCGCGGATCACCAGCGAAGCGGCGCAGATCGTCGGCGGGCCCGAATGCGGCGCAGCGCTGGAGGAGGCGGAATCGCCGCACGCCATAATCGCCAGCCTCGAACGCGGGCTGGCCGAGTTCTCGCAGCGCGTGTTCTACGAGGTCGCGCGCGAACGCGCCCCGCACATCGTCGACCCCGGCGCCGCGGCCGAAGCGATCCGCAAGGTCCTGCGCCGCCTCGCCGGCGAGGAGGCGGAGTTTCCCACGCTCGCCGGGGAGGAGCGCGAGGTCGCGTGGCAGCTGGGTGCGGAAATGTTCGGTCCCGATGGCGGGTCCGATCTAGATTGGGACGACCGCGCGCTCGGCGCCTGGTGCTGCGGGCGGTTGGCGTTCCGGCCGATCGAGCAGGGCCCCTCGCCCGTGCTGGTCGACCTGCCCGATTTCCGTTTCGCGGCCCCAGGCAATCCCGATCGCCCGCTGAGCAACCGGGAAAAATTCCTCCGCGCCTATCGCGGGGGCGGGATCGACGATGTCGGCGCGAGCCATACCGGGCAGCGGATCATCGCCGCGCTGCTCCATGAGGAGGGCGGGTGGGACCTCGCGCGCCCGGCGGTCGAGAGCCTCGTGGCGGGGAACCGGCGCGACTGGGAGCTTGATCCGAGCGAGCACCGTCGCCGCAATCTCGTCGAGGCGCTGCACGACCAGGCGCGGATGCTGCTGCACGCGCACGACCAGTTCGTGCGCATGTTCCTGCCCGCGGGCGTGCCCGAAATGGAGCCGCTGGTCGACGAGGCGATGGCGCTGATCGGCGACAGCGGCGAGCCCTTCTGGCTCGACCAGCTGCGCTTCTGGGGCATGCTGCGCGGGGCGATCCTGCTGCGCGTGCACGCCGACCCGGCTGCGGTAGAGATGCAGCGCCGCGTGCTCGCCGCGACCGAGGCACTCATAGACGACGAGGACTATCCGGACTGCGATCGGTTCGAGGCAGCGAGCGACCGCGGCACGCTTGGCGACATGCTAATGAGCTTCAACGCGCCCGAAGAGGCGTTCGCCTGCTTCGAACAGGCCGCGGCGGTGTTCGGCGAGTTCGGCGCGGCACCGCGGTATAACAGCCAGGTCATATCCATGATCGACGCGGGGTTCGAATGCGGCCGCAAGCGTGCGGCGCTGGCGATGGCGGACCAGCTGGTGGCGGCGATGCTACGCTATTGCGAGGATTCGTGCGGGGCCTACGGCACCGGACGCTGGCACAGTAACGGCTGCACCATGCCGATGGATTTCGGGTGGCTCGCGGCGGTCGTCCGCAGCGCTGCCGGGGACGAAGCGGCGCTGCCGTTCTATCGCAGGCTCCTCGAGGCGATCTGCGACGCCGACGGGGATGTCGGCAGGCATTACCGGCGCGATTTTGAGGAAGTATCCGCGGTACTCGCGAAGATCGAGGCCGCGCACGCGGCCCGCCAATCCGGGGAGACCAAAAAGGATTGA